One window from the genome of Synechococcus sp. PROS-7-1 encodes:
- a CDS encoding pyridoxal phosphate-dependent aminotransferase: MSRPLSLSSRAEALHPSLTLEINARAKALQQEGRDICSLSAGEPDFDTPDFIVEASIKALRNGITRYGPASGDPHLRELIAAKISDGNGIPTTPAQVLVTNGGKQAIYNLFQVLLNPGDEVLIPAPYWLSYPEMARLAGASPVAVPSSAADGFRLDLNALEAAITPASRVLVINSPGNPTGRVLSRDELLSIAELVRRHPRLVVMSDEIYENLLDDGVTHRSFASLAPDLQDRCFMVNGFAKGWAMTGWRLGYLSGPESVIKAASALQSQSTSNVCSFAQQGAVAALTGPRDCLQTMAESYNRRRSFLVSGLQAMSGITLVPPQGAFYAFPQLPDACGDSMSFCHRALEQEGLAIVPGAAFGDDRCVRVSCAVSRETITDGLARLARLLAVN; this comes from the coding sequence ATGTCACGCCCGCTCTCTTTGTCCAGCCGGGCCGAAGCCCTGCATCCATCGCTCACGCTGGAGATCAACGCGCGGGCCAAGGCCCTGCAACAGGAGGGGCGCGACATTTGCAGCCTCAGCGCAGGCGAGCCGGATTTCGATACTCCCGACTTCATCGTTGAGGCTTCCATCAAAGCCTTGAGAAACGGAATCACCCGCTACGGCCCCGCTTCTGGTGATCCCCATCTGCGCGAATTGATTGCGGCCAAGATCAGTGACGGCAACGGAATTCCCACCACACCAGCTCAGGTTCTGGTCACCAATGGCGGGAAGCAGGCGATTTACAACCTTTTTCAGGTTCTTCTGAATCCCGGCGACGAGGTGTTGATTCCCGCGCCCTACTGGCTCAGCTATCCGGAAATGGCGCGCCTCGCCGGTGCCAGTCCGGTTGCTGTTCCATCGTCTGCTGCGGATGGTTTTCGCCTTGATCTGAATGCTCTTGAGGCCGCCATCACACCGGCCTCCCGGGTGCTTGTTATCAACTCCCCCGGTAATCCAACAGGTCGGGTCCTCAGTCGCGACGAGCTGCTATCCATCGCTGAGCTCGTGCGTCGTCACCCTCGACTCGTGGTGATGAGCGATGAGATCTACGAAAATCTCCTCGACGACGGCGTGACGCACCGCAGCTTTGCCTCTCTTGCTCCCGATCTTCAGGATCGCTGCTTCATGGTGAATGGCTTTGCCAAAGGGTGGGCGATGACCGGTTGGCGCCTGGGGTATCTCAGCGGCCCCGAATCCGTGATCAAAGCTGCATCGGCACTCCAGAGCCAGAGCACCAGCAATGTCTGCAGTTTTGCCCAGCAGGGGGCTGTTGCTGCTCTGACGGGCCCGCGGGACTGCTTGCAGACGATGGCTGAAAGCTACAACCGCCGCCGATCCTTTCTCGTGTCAGGCCTGCAGGCGATGAGTGGTATCACCTTGGTGCCGCCCCAGGGAGCGTTTTATGCGTTCCCTCAGTTGCCAGACGCTTGCGGCGACTCCATGAGCTTCTGTCACAGAGCACTTGAGCAAGAGGGATTGGCGATTGTCCCCGGGGCCGCCTTCGGTGATGACCGCTGTGTACGGGTGTCCTGTGCGGTGTCGCGTGAGACGATTACAGATGGTCTGGCCCGATTGGCCCGTCTGCTTGCTGTGAATTGA
- a CDS encoding putative selenate ABC transporter substrate-binding protein: MSIRERGAAALLALSFCQWVAVLPSIAKPALRVGAIPDQNPERLNRLYGQLADELSDRLKVTVRYVPVSNYPAAVSAFRTGGLDLVWFGGLTGVQARLQTPGAKVLAQRDIDARFRSVFIANSSAGLQPIQSINGLASLRGKRFTFGSESSTSGRLMPQHFLAKAGVTPSQFSGGRAGFSGSHDATIALVQSGAYQAGALNEQVWTSALKQGRVNTDKVSVIWRTPEYVDYHWVARPDLDQRFGSGFTTRLQKAILAIQPSTPRQATILELFAAKRFIPADASQYKPIETVGRQLGKIR, encoded by the coding sequence ATGTCCATCCGAGAACGAGGGGCCGCCGCTCTCCTGGCTTTGTCCTTTTGCCAGTGGGTGGCGGTCCTTCCGTCCATCGCTAAACCAGCGCTTCGCGTCGGTGCCATTCCCGATCAGAACCCCGAGCGCTTGAATCGTCTCTACGGCCAGCTCGCCGATGAGCTGAGCGACCGTCTGAAGGTGACCGTTCGCTACGTGCCGGTGAGCAATTATCCCGCCGCAGTGAGTGCCTTTCGGACCGGAGGCCTTGATTTGGTTTGGTTCGGTGGTTTGACCGGAGTTCAGGCGCGGCTGCAGACCCCTGGGGCCAAGGTTTTGGCGCAGCGGGATATCGATGCCCGCTTTCGCAGTGTGTTCATCGCCAATTCATCAGCTGGTCTTCAACCGATCCAGTCCATCAACGGTCTCGCCAGTTTGCGGGGGAAGCGCTTCACCTTTGGCTCGGAGAGCTCAACGTCCGGACGCTTGATGCCCCAGCATTTTCTGGCGAAGGCAGGGGTCACTCCCAGTCAGTTCAGCGGGGGCCGGGCGGGCTTCAGCGGCAGTCATGACGCCACCATCGCGTTGGTGCAAAGCGGGGCTTACCAGGCAGGTGCCTTGAATGAGCAGGTCTGGACGTCCGCGCTGAAGCAGGGGCGGGTGAACACCGACAAGGTCAGCGTGATCTGGCGAACTCCCGAGTATGTGGATTACCACTGGGTGGCGCGCCCTGATCTTGATCAGCGCTTTGGTTCGGGGTTCACAACCCGTCTGCAGAAGGCGATTCTGGCCATTCAGCCATCCACCCCTCGCCAGGCCACGATCCTCGAGCTGTTCGCTGCTAAGCGTTTCATTCCCGCCGATGCCAGCCAGTACAAGCCGATCGAGACGGTAGGTCGCCAACTCGGCAAGATTCGTTGA
- a CDS encoding VOC family protein encodes MQDPKPTLSWVLAARDPQRLAAFYAGLLQTEARKGLAEHHWIVPLPEGGSLQIYTPSRRRPWPASGAVLAPCLQRVTSNNSLEDLRSWRDGVIALGGSSTEEPRQESFGAECWLKDPEGQRFLLLVIQAKEAPEEAM; translated from the coding sequence ATGCAAGACCCAAAGCCCACCCTCAGCTGGGTCCTGGCCGCCCGGGACCCTCAACGACTGGCAGCGTTTTATGCCGGTCTGCTTCAGACCGAAGCCCGCAAGGGACTGGCGGAACACCATTGGATCGTTCCCTTACCGGAAGGGGGGTCGCTGCAGATCTACACGCCGTCACGACGGCGCCCATGGCCTGCCTCAGGCGCCGTTCTGGCACCTTGCCTTCAGCGGGTGACAAGCAACAACAGCCTGGAGGACCTTCGGTCTTGGCGAGATGGAGTCATCGCCCTGGGCGGATCCAGCACGGAAGAACCCCGCCAGGAATCTTTCGGCGCAGAATGCTGGCTGAAAGATCCCGAGGGTCAACGCTTTTTGCTGTTGGTCATCCAAGCAAAGGAGGCTCCAGAGGAGGCGATGTGA
- a CDS encoding uracil-DNA glycosylase, whose product MLAERSRGSTLFAVGHPSKGGSRGGDVKGFDTLQNRCEACQRCDLAHHRQTVVVGRGNPRSDLMLIGEAPGADEDNLGLPFVGRSGRLLSELLKEADLDEDKDLYICNVIKCRPPQNRKPTLEEIRQCRPWLEEQLELVNPSLVLMAGATALKALLGIKSGISKLRGQWHEQEGRAFMPVFHPSYLLRFRSREAGSPQALTLQDLQEAKRRLSAQGG is encoded by the coding sequence ATGCTGGCTGAAAGATCCCGAGGGTCAACGCTTTTTGCTGTTGGTCATCCAAGCAAAGGAGGCTCCAGAGGAGGCGATGTGAAGGGTTTCGACACGCTTCAAAACCGATGTGAAGCTTGCCAGCGCTGTGATCTCGCTCATCACAGGCAGACGGTTGTGGTGGGAAGAGGGAACCCACGATCCGATCTGATGCTGATCGGCGAAGCTCCTGGAGCCGATGAAGACAACCTGGGGCTTCCGTTCGTCGGCCGTTCTGGCCGGCTCCTCAGTGAACTTCTGAAGGAAGCGGATCTGGATGAGGACAAAGACCTCTACATCTGCAACGTGATCAAGTGCAGACCTCCTCAAAACCGAAAGCCCACGCTTGAGGAGATCAGGCAATGCAGACCCTGGCTCGAGGAACAACTCGAGCTCGTGAACCCTTCCTTAGTGCTGATGGCTGGAGCAACGGCTCTAAAGGCGCTGCTAGGGATCAAAAGCGGGATCAGCAAGCTGAGAGGTCAGTGGCACGAGCAGGAGGGAAGGGCCTTCATGCCGGTGTTTCATCCCTCCTATCTCTTGCGGTTTCGATCGCGGGAAGCCGGTTCCCCTCAGGCACTCACCCTCCAGGATTTGCAGGAAGCGAAACGCAGGCTTAGCGCACAGGGGGGATAG